The Metarhizium brunneum chromosome 5, complete sequence sequence CGCTGCGAAAACCGCCCATGAGCCTGCAGTATGCCGtatgggccatggccgccagcGGGCACGCCAGATACGACCAGTATTCCCAAGTATTTTATCAACGAGCTCGTCAGTACATAGAGGCTGATGAGATGAAGGtgagaagaagccgctgcTGGGCGAAGCGTTACAGCACGCATGTGAACTGATGGCGACGCATGCAGGACCACGGGGAGCATTTCATCACCATTGCTCATGCCCAGGCCTTGTGCCTGGTCGCTGCTTTCGAGGCCAAATGTATGCTCTTTACGAGGGCTTCTACAACCTGCGCCAAGGCTGTGCGGCTTTGCCAAATGATGGGCCTGGACCGCCTTGACGGTGCGCGCGACGATTTGCCTCCTGCGCTCGGTCCGCATTCAACGTgggaggagctggaggaaaGGAGGAGAGTGTTTTGGGGTGCCTTTGCCATCGACTCTCATGCCAGTATATCTACAGGTTGGCCGGCATTAATAAACCCCGACGATGTAAGGACGTCTGCATCAACGAACCACTTTCTAGTCGACACAAGACACAAACTAACAGTCTCTAGATAATGACCCGTCTTCCCGCGTCAGAGGAAGCCTTTTCCTCCGGCGAGGAGGAAATCGCTCCATTCTTGGACGAGATTTCCTCCGGAACATCCTTCAGCTCCTTTGCCGGTACAATCGTCGTGTGCTCTATTTTCCGAGTAATTCTCAAACACGTGCACCGATCTAAGCCTACCGACAAACCAGAGGATATGATGGAGGGCCCGTTCTGGAAGAGGCACCGTGATCTAGATAATCAGTTATCAAGCCTCTTCATGTTCCTACCTGCGAGGTTCCGCCTACCGGGGGCGTTGAGAGACCCAGGGGCTATTCATATGAACCTCAACCTGCACGCCGCTGTCATTATTCTTCATCACGCAGCTTTAGAGAAAGCAGACCTTCACAATCTAGGCGAAAACGTAACGCGAACAAGCCTCTTTCGACTGAGGACGTCGGCAGAGGAAATTGTGAACATTGTAAAACTGTCGTCTCATTCTACCTCTATCTTTGTAAGCATTATTCGCACACTCTTGTTTCGCTGGAATCGAACCACTTGGGCCAGAGCAAGCCCTCcccttttcctcttttttcctCCAGCGCTGACACCTTTCACAGAAAAGTCCTCTTTGTGCATTGTCGCTATACTGCTCTATAACGGTATACGTCTacttggccaagttgaaCCCCCAGTCTGGTCTCACACCGTTGGACAAGTCAAATCTTGAAATTATTATCCAGGCAATGGAGGCAATTGGTCGGAACCACGAAATCACTTGTGcttttcttcatcaagcGTGTTTGGATATTGAAAGAAACGAGCTCACATCCGTGCTAAAGTTTCCAAACTTGGAAAAGTACCGCTCAatctttggcggcgccaACCACTCCAACATTCCATTGATTACGCGCAGTTCGATATCGAAACATTCCAAAGTGACCCCTGTTCTGCCAGGCAGGCTCCCACTCAACAACCCCCAGGGAAAAATTCTACCGGGCCATTTGAAACTAGACAAGGGCATCCCCCCAATAGCGTCGGGAGGGGCCGAACCCGTCGTGCGAAAACTAATCAATTGCGATTGTTTCCAGCCGGTTCTCGGTGCAGTAACTCgcaacgtcggcgccgg is a genomic window containing:
- the ctnA gene encoding Citrinin biosynthesis transcriptional activator mrl3, yielding MSPEPPSDPSGSGVSSGTEPLACVTCRSRKLKCDRSKPSCTRCHKVGGECVYPESRRKPTFKRRNVKEIEARLAQVESYLKEVNKGVDEGGNSNASQQSDPPLWQGDFTFESGPTGSDAADSQQPGVTAFSFPDASATQEDTFMGNGTLIGLGYSETVPPLEVQEDLNNTFFLVPYHFIPIIHSGRYYRSFYAGPLRKPPMSLQYAVWAMAASGHARYDQYSQVFYQRARQYIEADEMKDHGEHFITIAHAQALCLVAAFEAKCMLFTRASTTCAKAVRLCQMMGLDRLDGARDDLPPALGPHSTWEELEERRRVFWGAFAIDSHASISTGWPALINPDDIMTRLPASEEAFSSGEEEIAPFLDEISSGTSFSSFAGTIVVCSIFRVILKHVHRSKPTDKPEDMMEGPFWKRHRDLDNQLSSLFMFLPARFRLPGALRDPGAIHMNLNLHAAVIILHHAALEKADLHNLGENVTRTSLFRLRTSAEEIVNIVKLSSHSTSIFKSPLCALSLYCSITVYVYLAKLNPQSGLTPLDKSNLEIIIQAMEAIGRNHEITCAFLHQACLDIERNELTSVLKFPNLEKYRSIFGGANHSNIPLITRSSISKHSKVTPVLPGRLPLNNPQGKILPGHLKLDKGIPPIASGGAEPVVRKLINCDCFQPVLGAVTRNVGAGPRDRTEHKRKRMSPSGSPSVGLMGTAMDGQADETPGHGNRSTAFSAAPGIDVRNPLGDATFALPDRTNSSTSSPAHRVAGSDPLSGSSHTSPPGLGNTPEENRFDLRAFQERVVPQMWQAAQMQSMQDTLFTSSITEALFTMAGIDETTAGWESWNQSAAWQADMSGP